The Xenopus tropicalis strain Nigerian chromosome 7, UCB_Xtro_10.0, whole genome shotgun sequence genome includes a region encoding these proteins:
- the myadm gene encoding myeloid-associated differentiation marker homolog (The RefSeq protein has 1 substitution compared to this genomic sequence) yields MPVQHRTIVVGNTSTLKSPVGIVRILEVIFACVTFSLVVHTGRWGGRIGDLCMFCWCFCFAVTLVILIVEFAGVQNRMPVSWKNFPITFAMYGVLMCLSATVIYPLQYLEDKAYNSEARNYQIVAIVFSCLTTLAYIIEVSLTRAKPGEVTGYMATTPGLLKVLETFIACIIFVFISDPAQYERHDAMKWCLAVYCICFILSIVVIILCVGECTGWLPCAFNKFLSGYALLAVLMYASAMIVWPIFAFDRKHGGTPSRPSYCRSGQGNLYRVCDWDKLVAVAVLTAVNLIAYIMDLVHSARLIFITV; encoded by the coding sequence ATGCCGGTCCAACACAGAACCATAGTGGTGGGCAACACCAGCACACTGAAATCACCGGTGGGCATCGTCCGTATCCTTGAAGTCATCTTCGCCTGCGTTACATTCAGCCTGGTGGTACACACTGGGAGATGGGGTGGCCGGATCGGAGATCTCTGTATGTTTTGCTGGTGTTTCTGCTTCGCAGTCACCCTGGTCATCCTGATTGTGGAATTCGCTGGGGTGCAGAACCGGATGCCCGTATCCTGGAAAAACTTCCCCATCACCTTTGCCATGTATGGTGTCCTAATGTGCCTCTCTGCCACTGTGATCTACCCCCTGCAATACCTAGAGGACAAGGCCTATAACAGCGAGGCACGCAACTACCAGATCGTGGCCATTGTGTTTTCCTGCCTCACTACCTTGGCTTACATTATTGAAGTGTCCTTAACCAGAGCCAAGCCTGGAGAAGTTACTGGGTACATGGCTACCACACCAGGACTCTTGAAGGTTTTGGAGACCTTCATTGCTTGCATCATATTTGTCTTTATCTCCGATCCAGCTCAATACGAGAGGCATGATGCCATGAAGTGGTGCTTAGCCGTCTATTGTATCTGCTTTATCTTATCCATTGTGGTCATTATCCTCTGTGTCGGCGAGTGCACAGGTTGGTTGCCTTGTGCTTTCAATAAGTTCCTAAGTGGCTATGCCCTCTTGGCAGTCCTTATGTACGTCTCCGCCATGATCGTCTGGCCAATCTTCGCATTTGACAGGAAGCATGGTGGAACCCCGAGCCGACCATCATACTGCCGGTCGGGCCAAGGAAACCTATACAGGGTGTGCGACTGGGATAAGTTGGTTGCTGTTGCTGTCCTGACAGCCGTCAACCTTATTGCGTACATTATGGACCTGGTTCATTCGGCCAGGCTTATATTCATCACCGTCTAA